In the genome of Pseudomonas bubulae, one region contains:
- a CDS encoding response regulator yields the protein MSATPSTILVVEDDAIVRMLIVDVLQELEFSVLEADGSERALELLEDTARNIDLLMTDVGLPGMDGRTLAAKARELRQTLPVLFASGYAETLEIAEGMAVIGKPFSIDQLRAKVKSMLINA from the coding sequence ATGTCCGCAACACCCTCCACCATCCTTGTGGTCGAAGACGACGCCATTGTTCGCATGCTGATCGTTGATGTACTGCAAGAACTGGAGTTCAGCGTGCTTGAAGCCGATGGCAGCGAGCGCGCTCTGGAACTGCTTGAGGACACAGCCCGCAACATTGACCTGCTGATGACCGACGTTGGCCTGCCGGGAATGGACGGCCGCACACTGGCTGCCAAGGCCCGCGAACTGCGCCAGACATTGCCAGTGCTGTTTGCCAGCGGCTACGCCGAGACCCTGGAGATTGCAGAAGGCATGGCGGTGATCGGCAAGCCTTTCTCCATTGACCAACTGCGCGCAAAAGTCAAAAGCATGCTGATCAATGCATGA